In the Pedosphaera parvula Ellin514 genome, one interval contains:
- a CDS encoding glycoside hydrolase family 88 protein translates to MLNIDSSLTTKKLLPAVQNVFELSAKKISLLEKRWRSGSGAPVFTVKGKYTARGWTEWTQGFQFGSAILQFDATGDKAFLEQGRNATVEQMASHISHVGVHDHGFNNVSTYGNLLRLMLEGRTPANEWERNFYELALKLSGAIQAARWTQISPELGYVYSFNGPHSLFSDTIRSMRALALGHQFGHSLMGERDQPISLLRRLLQHCEATARFNVYFGAGRDAYDVSGRVVHESVFNLNDGSYRCPSTQQGYSPFSTWTRGQAWVLCGYPEQLEFLQHRSDKEFNEFGGKAKVIQRFEQVATAVADFWLTQTPTDGIPYWDTGAPGLSHLKDHLNKPADPYNSYEPVDSSAAAIAAQGLIRLGNYLRSKGDKKTGNRYYQAGLTIAQHLFTEPYLSKDARHEGLLLHSVYHRPNGWDYVPPGAKVPCGESSMWGDYHARELALMLLRDATHQPYYTFFKV, encoded by the coding sequence ATGTTGAACATTGATTCTTCACTCACGACAAAGAAACTGCTGCCAGCAGTGCAAAATGTCTTCGAACTGTCCGCGAAAAAGATTTCCCTCCTTGAAAAGCGTTGGCGGTCAGGCTCCGGTGCGCCCGTATTTACAGTAAAAGGCAAGTATACAGCCCGTGGTTGGACTGAGTGGACTCAAGGCTTCCAGTTTGGTTCCGCCATTTTGCAGTTCGATGCCACCGGCGATAAAGCCTTCCTCGAACAAGGTCGCAATGCCACCGTCGAGCAGATGGCCTCTCATATCAGTCACGTTGGCGTTCACGACCATGGCTTTAATAATGTCAGCACCTACGGAAATTTGCTCCGCCTGATGTTGGAAGGCCGCACTCCCGCCAACGAGTGGGAACGAAACTTTTACGAACTGGCCCTCAAACTTTCCGGTGCCATCCAAGCCGCCCGCTGGACTCAAATCTCGCCCGAACTTGGTTACGTTTATTCGTTCAATGGACCGCATTCCCTTTTCAGCGATACCATCCGCTCGATGCGTGCATTGGCACTGGGCCATCAATTTGGCCATAGCCTCATGGGTGAACGGGATCAACCCATTTCGCTCCTGCGCCGTTTGCTTCAACATTGCGAAGCCACCGCTCGTTTTAATGTCTATTTCGGCGCAGGCCGTGATGCCTATGATGTAAGCGGACGCGTGGTGCACGAATCCGTTTTCAACCTCAATGATGGCAGTTACCGCTGCCCGAGCACTCAACAAGGTTATTCTCCCTTCTCCACCTGGACACGCGGACAGGCCTGGGTACTGTGTGGTTATCCCGAACAACTCGAATTCCTGCAGCATCGTTCCGACAAGGAATTCAACGAGTTTGGCGGCAAGGCAAAAGTGATCCAACGCTTTGAACAAGTCGCAACCGCCGTCGCAGACTTCTGGCTCACCCAAACGCCCACTGACGGAATCCCTTACTGGGATACCGGGGCACCTGGCCTCAGCCATCTCAAGGATCACCTCAACAAACCTGCTGACCCTTATAATTCTTACGAACCAGTTGATAGTTCCGCGGCGGCGATCGCGGCTCAAGGTTTGATCCGACTTGGCAATTACCTGCGTTCCAAAGGAGATAAGAAGACTGGCAATCGTTATTACCAGGCTGGACTCACCATTGCTCAACACCTCTTCACTGAACCTTATCTTTCCAAGGACGCCCGCCACGAGGGCTTGCTTCTCCACTCAGTGTATCATCGTCCAAATGGCTGGGACTACGTGCCACCAGGCGCCAAAGTGCCTTGCGGAGAATCCTCCATGTGGGGCGACTACCATGCTCGCGAACTGGCTCTCATGCTCCTCCGCGATGCCACCCATCAACCCTACTACACTTTTTTCAAAGTTTAA
- a CDS encoding FAD-binding and (Fe-S)-binding domain-containing protein has translation MKDEPPMSFTNQSKEPAKVISQPSPASYVDAEKLARRLKRNLKGEVRFDDGSRALYATDGSNYRQVPIGVVLPKDKEDVVATVAECRRMGAPLLSRGGGTSLAGQCCNVAVVMDFSKYMHDVLEIDTVRKLGRVQPGCVLDTLRNDATKLGLNFGPDPATHNHCTLGGMLGNNSCGTHSLLCRDEGLGLRTSDNTHELEILTYDGLRMRVGETSPEQIERFIREGGRQAEIYAQLKGLRDKYANLIRARFPKLPRRVSGYNLDELLPENGFNLARALVGTESTCVTILEASLRLVSNPGARSLLVLGYKDVFSAADHLMEILEFKPAALEGMDDLLFQWVQQKGDKNADIKLLPQGGGWLMVEFGGDSKKDSDEQARRCAEMLKKQKDAPNIKLYDNPEQEEMIWKVREGGLGSTAWVPGHRDTWEGFEDSAVPPHNVPAYLRDFKKLLDSYDYDTSLYGHFGQGCIHCRIPFDLYTAEGIRKFESFLEKGCELVMKYGGVMSGEHGDGQSRGQFLPKMFGEELMEAFREFKRIWDPEWKMNPGKVIDAYKVTENLRLGTDYDPPNPTTYFQYPADRHTFSRAALRCVGIGECRRHSDQVMCPSYQVTMEEKHSTRGRARLLWEMLNGGLLKKGWKNEAVKEALDLCLACKGCKHDCPVNVDMATYKAEFLSHYYKHKLRPRHAYAFGFIHVWTRLGSIMPGIPNFITHAPVLGKIAKWIVGMQQTREVPAMARESFKAWFKNRPLKNLDRPPVVLWPDTFNNYYHPDVAKAAVEVLEDAGFRVQVPTNDMCCGRPLYDYGFLDKAKKWLQDILEIMRVDIRNGIPFIVLEPSCCAVFRDELANLFPNDEDAKKLHQQTFVLSEFLVHHAPGYPHKQITSRAIVHAHCHHRSVIGFREEETLLKRVGLDFQIPEPGCCGMAGAFGFERGDHYDVSIKCGERSLLPAVRHSSEDTLIIADGFSCHEQIVQRSNRKPLHIAQVLQMAIHEGEIKPVEPAQSMALVKIPPSDGQHEEKEHGYLHNRVKQWTSSVEEWLGKHKKPKDDRH, from the coding sequence TTGAAAGACGAACCGCCGATGAGTTTTACCAACCAATCAAAGGAACCAGCGAAAGTTATTTCCCAGCCCAGTCCTGCATCCTATGTCGATGCTGAAAAACTGGCTCGCCGTCTCAAAAGGAACCTCAAGGGTGAAGTGCGCTTTGACGACGGCAGTCGGGCACTTTACGCAACGGACGGCTCGAATTACCGCCAGGTACCCATCGGAGTTGTGCTCCCAAAGGACAAGGAGGATGTGGTCGCAACCGTGGCAGAATGCCGGCGCATGGGTGCTCCACTGTTATCGCGCGGAGGCGGCACCAGCCTCGCCGGCCAATGTTGCAATGTGGCTGTCGTCATGGACTTTTCCAAATACATGCACGATGTGTTGGAGATTGATACCGTCCGCAAGTTGGGACGCGTTCAACCGGGATGTGTGCTCGACACCTTGCGGAACGACGCGACGAAGTTGGGGCTTAACTTTGGCCCTGACCCAGCCACGCACAATCATTGCACGCTTGGCGGCATGCTGGGAAATAATTCCTGCGGCACACACTCTCTGCTCTGTCGGGATGAAGGTCTGGGTTTGCGCACCTCTGACAATACACATGAGCTGGAGATTTTGACTTATGATGGCTTGCGCATGCGCGTCGGTGAAACCTCTCCCGAACAAATTGAACGTTTCATTCGCGAAGGCGGGCGTCAGGCAGAAATCTACGCGCAACTAAAGGGTTTGCGCGACAAGTATGCCAATCTCATTCGCGCTCGTTTTCCCAAGCTTCCCCGGCGCGTGTCGGGTTATAACCTGGACGAGTTGCTGCCTGAGAATGGCTTTAATCTGGCCCGCGCTCTGGTGGGAACCGAAAGCACGTGTGTCACCATTCTCGAAGCCAGCCTTCGACTGGTCAGTAATCCGGGGGCTCGTTCGCTTCTGGTGCTGGGTTATAAGGACGTTTTCTCCGCTGCCGATCATCTGATGGAAATTCTTGAGTTCAAACCCGCCGCACTTGAGGGTATGGATGATCTTCTGTTCCAATGGGTCCAACAAAAAGGAGACAAGAATGCGGATATAAAGCTGCTGCCGCAGGGAGGCGGCTGGCTCATGGTCGAGTTCGGCGGCGACTCGAAAAAAGACTCCGATGAACAGGCCCGCCGTTGTGCGGAAATGCTGAAAAAGCAAAAAGATGCCCCGAACATCAAGCTATACGACAATCCGGAACAGGAGGAGATGATTTGGAAGGTGCGTGAAGGCGGACTGGGCTCCACTGCCTGGGTCCCTGGGCATAGGGATACCTGGGAGGGCTTCGAGGATTCTGCAGTGCCTCCGCACAATGTCCCCGCTTATCTGCGCGATTTCAAAAAACTCCTGGACAGTTATGATTATGACACCTCGCTCTACGGCCACTTTGGTCAGGGTTGCATCCATTGCCGGATTCCATTCGATCTCTATACCGCCGAAGGGATTCGTAAATTTGAATCCTTCCTCGAAAAAGGCTGCGAGTTGGTGATGAAATATGGCGGCGTCATGTCCGGCGAGCATGGAGATGGTCAATCGCGTGGCCAATTTCTGCCCAAAATGTTTGGCGAGGAATTGATGGAGGCATTCCGCGAGTTCAAGCGCATCTGGGACCCGGAATGGAAAATGAATCCGGGCAAAGTGATTGATGCCTACAAGGTCACAGAAAACCTGCGCCTGGGCACCGATTATGATCCCCCCAATCCCACCACCTACTTTCAATATCCAGCTGACAGGCACACTTTCTCCCGGGCCGCACTGCGTTGCGTCGGCATAGGAGAATGTCGGCGTCACTCTGACCAGGTGATGTGTCCCAGCTATCAGGTTACCATGGAAGAGAAGCATTCCACTCGCGGACGCGCCCGCCTGCTTTGGGAAATGCTGAACGGCGGATTGCTCAAGAAGGGCTGGAAGAATGAGGCGGTGAAGGAAGCTCTTGACCTGTGTCTCGCGTGCAAAGGCTGCAAGCATGATTGCCCGGTCAATGTGGACATGGCCACATATAAAGCTGAATTCCTGTCACACTATTATAAGCATAAGCTCCGCCCTCGTCATGCGTACGCTTTTGGCTTCATCCATGTTTGGACCCGTCTTGGAAGCATCATGCCGGGAATTCCAAACTTCATTACTCATGCCCCGGTTCTGGGCAAAATTGCGAAATGGATTGTGGGCATGCAGCAGACTCGTGAAGTGCCCGCCATGGCAAGGGAGTCTTTCAAAGCCTGGTTTAAAAATCGCCCGCTCAAAAATTTGGACCGCCCACCTGTCGTCCTTTGGCCTGACACTTTCAATAATTATTATCACCCTGATGTCGCCAAGGCGGCTGTAGAGGTACTGGAAGATGCAGGCTTCCGTGTGCAGGTTCCTACGAACGATATGTGCTGTGGCCGCCCACTCTACGATTATGGATTTCTCGATAAGGCTAAAAAGTGGCTGCAGGACATCCTGGAAATAATGCGCGTGGATATTCGTAACGGCATCCCATTTATCGTCCTTGAACCCAGTTGCTGCGCTGTATTCCGCGACGAATTAGCCAATCTCTTTCCCAATGATGAGGACGCCAAAAAACTTCACCAGCAAACCTTTGTGTTAAGCGAGTTTTTAGTGCATCATGCTCCAGGTTATCCCCACAAACAAATCACCAGCCGGGCGATAGTGCATGCTCATTGCCATCATCGATCCGTTATTGGTTTCAGGGAGGAAGAGACGCTGCTTAAAAGAGTGGGTCTGGATTTCCAAATCCCGGAACCAGGTTGCTGCGGCATGGCGGGAGCATTTGGATTTGAGCGGGGTGACCACTACGATGTTTCCATCAAATGTGGGGAAAGAAGCCTTCTTCCCGCGGTGAGGCATTCCTCTGAAGACACGCTGATCATCGCTGATGGCTTCAGTTGCCACGAACAAATTGTCCAACGTTCCAATCGCAAACCGCTTCACATTGCCCAGGTCCTGCAGATGGCGATTCACGAAGGTGAAATTAAACCTGTGGAACCCGCTCAATCGATGGCCTTGGTCAAGATTCCACCCTCTGACGGCCAACACGAAGAGAAGGAGCATGGTTATCTCCACAATCGCGTTAAACAGTGGACCTCCAGTGTTGAAGAATGGCTTGGGAAGCACAAGAAGCCAAAAGATGACCGCCATTAA
- a CDS encoding superoxide dismutase family protein — MNSQAFNPLARQAVKMLLLMIKSMKPALLICSVSCCVLILTQPGCASRSASAGAPGSNIFGDQGQQDQSEPKAIAYLNATAGHKANGTVTFTAVPGGVRIIAGIMGLAPGIHAFHIHENGDCSAPDASSAGGHFNPAGKPHGGPESVDRHLGDLGNIAADADGEAHLDFIDSQISLTGTNSIINRSLVVHEGADDYVSQPAGNSGARVACGVIQKQ; from the coding sequence ATGAATTCCCAAGCATTCAACCCCTTGGCTCGCCAGGCAGTAAAAATGCTCCTGCTGATGATAAAATCCATGAAACCAGCCTTGCTTATATGTTCGGTGAGCTGTTGTGTTCTAATTCTCACACAACCGGGTTGCGCCTCCAGATCTGCCAGCGCCGGAGCCCCCGGCTCAAATATCTTCGGAGACCAGGGCCAGCAGGATCAATCAGAACCGAAGGCAATCGCGTACCTTAATGCAACGGCAGGCCATAAGGCCAATGGAACGGTCACTTTCACCGCTGTTCCCGGCGGAGTTCGCATTATTGCTGGAATCATGGGACTGGCCCCCGGTATCCATGCCTTTCATATTCACGAAAATGGAGACTGTTCCGCACCTGACGCCTCCAGTGCTGGTGGACACTTTAATCCTGCGGGCAAACCCCACGGTGGTCCAGAATCAGTGGACCGTCACTTGGGCGATCTCGGCAACATTGCCGCTGATGCCGATGGCGAGGCCCATCTGGACTTCATCGATTCCCAGATCTCCCTTACCGGCACCAACTCAATCATAAACCGCTCACTCGTGGTTCACGAAGGTGCCGATGACTATGTCTCTCAACCGGCTGGAAACTCAGGAGCTCGTGTTGCCTGTGGAGTTATCCAGAAGCAATAG
- a CDS encoding NADH:flavin oxidoreductase: MTPPKIVRIPALKTVETFEEHVRNLGIDLQFEKTIATGKDSALTQPISFNGCTIGNRWAIHPMEGWDGTTTGGITEPMVRRWQRFGESGAKLIWGGEAMAVRADGRANPNQLIINEENKTGIAQLRQILVKAHQEKYGRTDDLIIGFQLTHSGRFCRPSDKKKLEPRIAFRHPILDKKFGINSDEPILTDDDLKRLVEAYIKAAKIAAEVGADFVDIKHCHGYLLHEFLGAHTRPGPYGGSLENRTRLLREIVDGIRAVAPKLEIGVRLSAFDWVPFKPNPELAEPGKLGPGMPDDFSQYLPYKYGFGINQNNPVEADLSETVQFLKIIEGLGIKLINLSAGSPYYNPHIQRPAIYPPSDGYQPPEDPLVGVARQINVVKQLKAQFPHLIMVGTGYSYLQEYLPHVAGHYVRNKHVDIVGIGRMVLSYPDLLADATNKGKVETRFVCRTFSDCTTAPRNGLRSGCYPLDDYYKSFEDAPKLKEVKKATGASR, encoded by the coding sequence ATGACACCGCCAAAAATCGTCCGCATTCCAGCCCTGAAGACCGTCGAGACTTTTGAAGAGCATGTTCGAAACCTTGGCATTGATCTGCAATTCGAAAAGACCATCGCTACTGGTAAGGACTCTGCACTCACTCAGCCAATCAGTTTCAACGGATGCACCATCGGCAATCGTTGGGCGATTCATCCGATGGAGGGCTGGGATGGCACCACCACAGGCGGCATCACAGAACCCATGGTCCGACGATGGCAGCGGTTCGGCGAGAGCGGTGCCAAGCTCATTTGGGGCGGCGAAGCCATGGCTGTTCGCGCCGACGGTCGCGCCAACCCAAACCAGCTGATCATAAATGAAGAAAACAAGACTGGCATTGCACAGCTCCGTCAAATTCTGGTGAAGGCGCATCAGGAGAAATATGGTCGCACGGACGATTTAATCATCGGCTTTCAACTCACGCACTCCGGTCGTTTCTGTCGTCCATCGGATAAGAAAAAACTGGAACCGCGCATCGCCTTTCGCCATCCCATCCTCGATAAAAAATTCGGTATTAACAGCGATGAACCAATCCTGACTGATGATGATTTGAAACGGTTGGTGGAAGCATACATCAAAGCGGCCAAAATTGCCGCAGAGGTCGGCGCTGATTTCGTTGATATCAAACACTGCCACGGCTATCTGCTGCACGAATTCCTGGGAGCCCATACCCGTCCCGGCCCTTATGGTGGCTCCTTGGAAAATCGAACACGCCTGCTCCGTGAAATCGTTGACGGAATTCGCGCTGTTGCGCCCAAGCTTGAAATCGGTGTGCGCCTCAGCGCTTTCGACTGGGTCCCTTTCAAGCCCAACCCCGAGCTTGCTGAACCCGGCAAACTCGGCCCTGGCATGCCCGATGATTTCTCACAATACCTCCCATACAAATATGGCTTTGGCATCAACCAAAATAACCCAGTTGAAGCCGACCTCAGTGAAACCGTGCAGTTCTTGAAAATCATCGAAGGTCTGGGCATCAAACTGATTAACTTGTCCGCTGGCAGTCCCTACTACAATCCTCATATTCAACGGCCCGCCATCTACCCTCCTTCAGATGGCTACCAACCGCCTGAGGACCCGCTGGTAGGCGTCGCGCGTCAAATCAACGTAGTGAAACAATTGAAGGCTCAATTTCCGCATTTAATTATGGTCGGCACTGGTTACTCCTACCTTCAGGAATATCTGCCTCACGTGGCCGGGCATTACGTCCGCAACAAACATGTGGACATCGTTGGCATTGGCCGCATGGTACTCTCTTATCCTGACCTGCTTGCCGATGCCACCAACAAAGGGAAAGTGGAGACACGCTTTGTTTGCCGCACCTTCAGTGACTGCACCACCGCCCCACGTAATGGATTGCGCTCCGGTTGTTATCCCCTGGACGATTATTACAAATCTTTTGAAGACGCGCCGAAGCTCAAAGAAGTCAAAAAAGCCACTGGCGCAAGCAGGTAA
- a CDS encoding bifunctional 4-hydroxy-2-oxoglutarate aldolase/2-dehydro-3-deoxy-phosphogluconate aldolase, which produces MRSKTEIVSLLLNPGIIAVVRATSDDQIIPLTEALIAGGVIAVEVTMTTPNAIQAIREASQAFGSRALIGVGTVLDAQTCRQAIKAGAEFVVSPIMRPEIAREARAADRPVMLGAYTPTEAQLAYEAGSDYIKIFPADGLGPNYIKALRAPLPHLKIVPTGGVDVNNVTDFLKAGCMALGVGSSLVSAQILQDSDWSELTRRATEFVKAVQAFRKD; this is translated from the coding sequence ATGCGTTCAAAAACTGAAATTGTTTCCCTGCTCCTCAATCCAGGGATTATTGCTGTCGTCCGTGCCACGAGTGATGACCAGATAATTCCTCTGACAGAAGCTTTGATTGCAGGGGGAGTGATTGCAGTGGAAGTCACCATGACCACACCGAATGCCATCCAGGCAATCCGCGAGGCTTCGCAGGCGTTTGGTTCGAGAGCCTTAATTGGTGTGGGGACTGTCCTGGACGCACAGACCTGCAGACAGGCAATTAAAGCTGGTGCGGAATTCGTGGTGAGTCCGATCATGCGACCGGAGATTGCCAGGGAAGCAAGGGCTGCAGACCGGCCGGTTATGCTGGGTGCTTATACCCCCACGGAAGCGCAACTCGCTTATGAAGCGGGTTCAGATTACATCAAGATTTTTCCCGCGGATGGTCTGGGGCCAAATTATATCAAAGCTCTGCGAGCACCGCTGCCGCACCTGAAGATTGTGCCCACGGGTGGTGTGGATGTGAACAATGTGACTGACTTTCTGAAAGCCGGTTGTATGGCATTGGGAGTGGGATCGTCTCTTGTCAGTGCACAAATCCTGCAGGACTCGGACTGGTCTGAATTAACCCGCCGTGCCACTGAGTTTGTAAAAGCCGTGCAAGCCTTCAGGAAAGATTGA
- a CDS encoding type 1 glutamine amidotransferase domain-containing protein, protein MNHDLNGKKVAILIENGFEQVEMTAPREALDAAGAETDIISPQEKKVKGWEHTKWGRSFKVDVPLAEANADDYDALLLPGGVMNPDKLRMNQQAVEFVKNFVNAGKPIAAICHGPWTLIETGMVRGRRMTSYPSVQTDLKNAGAEWVDEEVVVDNGLITSRQPSDIPAFNNKIIEEFGEGTHRNKEESAHAMAGSDAH, encoded by the coding sequence ATGAATCATGATTTGAATGGAAAAAAAGTAGCCATCCTCATCGAGAATGGTTTTGAACAGGTTGAAATGACGGCGCCGCGCGAGGCCCTGGACGCAGCGGGGGCTGAGACCGATATTATTTCCCCACAGGAAAAGAAAGTTAAAGGTTGGGAACATACAAAATGGGGAAGAAGCTTCAAGGTGGACGTCCCGTTGGCCGAAGCCAATGCTGATGATTATGACGCCTTGCTGCTTCCTGGCGGAGTCATGAATCCGGACAAGCTGCGCATGAATCAACAAGCCGTGGAGTTCGTAAAAAACTTTGTGAATGCCGGCAAGCCGATCGCTGCGATATGCCACGGCCCCTGGACTCTCATTGAAACCGGCATGGTCAGAGGCCGGCGAATGACTTCGTATCCTTCAGTTCAGACTGACCTCAAAAACGCTGGTGCAGAATGGGTCGACGAAGAAGTGGTGGTCGACAACGGTTTGATTACCAGCCGGCAACCTTCAGACATCCCTGCTTTCAACAATAAAATCATCGAAGAATTCGGCGAGGGCACACACAGGAACAAGGAGGAATCTGCACATGCCATGGCTGGCTCGGACGCCCATTAA
- a CDS encoding PPC domain-containing DNA-binding protein, with protein sequence MKSKLLLDEGEKVYVVVLETGEEVVSLLMEFALEKQLTASQITGIGALREVTLGHFNLEKRDYKRIPLKEQVEVLSLVGNIATDKNQPRIHAHIVVGRSDGSAFGGHLIEAYVRPTLEVIIQETPEHLWRKTDPATGLALIDLDR encoded by the coding sequence ATGAAATCAAAACTACTTTTGGATGAGGGCGAGAAGGTCTATGTGGTAGTTTTGGAGACGGGAGAGGAAGTAGTTTCTCTCCTGATGGAATTCGCACTCGAAAAGCAACTCACCGCCAGTCAGATAACCGGCATAGGTGCCCTGCGCGAGGTAACCTTGGGCCATTTTAACCTCGAAAAGCGCGATTACAAACGCATTCCGCTCAAGGAACAGGTCGAGGTCCTTTCCCTGGTCGGAAACATTGCCACGGATAAAAACCAACCAAGAATCCATGCTCACATTGTTGTGGGAAGGTCTGACGGTTCCGCGTTTGGCGGTCATCTCATCGAGGCATATGTCCGCCCTACTCTGGAAGTCATCATCCAGGAAACCCCGGAACATCTCTGGCGCAAAACGGACCCCGCAACCGGTCTGGCCTTGATCGATTTGGACCGATGA
- a CDS encoding 3-ketoacyl-ACP reductase, producing the protein MNSRPVVLVTGSSRGLGRGIAICCARAGLDVAIHYASNEAAAQETSQLCQSVALNNTQQFLPFQANIGMAIDRIRLFEQLLARFGRLDALVNNAGMAPRVRADITETGEESYDEVMNVNLKGPYFLSQLAARHWLKHPDKSLLPGGYKLLFITSISADTASINRGEYCLSKAGLAMAVQLWATRLANEGVQVFEIRPGIMETDMTSGVKDKYNKLIAEGLVPQKRWGTPEDVGLAVESILNGAFPFSTGQVISVDGGFHLKRL; encoded by the coding sequence ATGAACTCTCGTCCGGTGGTCCTGGTCACTGGTTCCAGTCGCGGGTTGGGCCGTGGCATCGCAATTTGTTGCGCCCGCGCAGGCCTTGATGTTGCCATTCATTACGCCAGCAATGAAGCCGCCGCGCAGGAAACCAGCCAGCTTTGCCAATCCGTTGCACTCAATAACACACAGCAGTTCCTGCCCTTCCAGGCAAATATTGGAATGGCAATTGATCGCATTCGGCTCTTCGAGCAATTACTCGCCCGCTTCGGCCGGCTGGATGCCCTGGTAAACAATGCCGGCATGGCTCCGCGCGTGCGTGCTGACATCACGGAAACAGGCGAAGAAAGTTATGATGAGGTAATGAATGTAAACCTGAAAGGACCTTACTTTCTCTCTCAGCTGGCTGCGCGCCATTGGTTGAAGCACCCGGATAAAAGCCTTCTGCCTGGCGGATACAAGTTGCTCTTCATCACTTCCATCTCCGCTGATACCGCCTCCATTAATCGAGGTGAGTATTGCCTGTCCAAAGCTGGCCTCGCCATGGCTGTGCAATTGTGGGCAACTCGCCTCGCCAATGAAGGAGTGCAGGTGTTTGAAATCCGCCCCGGTATCATGGAAACCGATATGACCTCCGGCGTAAAAGACAAATATAATAAGCTCATTGCCGAAGGCCTTGTCCCACAGAAGCGCTGGGGCACGCCTGAAGACGTCGGCCTCGCGGTCGAATCCATCCTTAATGGAGCTTTTCCCTTCTCCACGGGCCAGGTGATTTCAGTCGATGGCGGTTTTCATCTCAAACGACTTTAA
- a CDS encoding DUF2231 domain-containing protein: protein METTASIKKHPIHVMLIAFPIGLWGFSLICDLIYFFHWSGNEWETVAYFTMAGGIITALIAAIPGFLDLLSITEPKLRRIGLTHMTINLVIVALYVVNFFIRRNSSMDIKIPLILSIVGILLLSISGWLGGELVHVYRVSVAEGSPTKLPRQP, encoded by the coding sequence ATGGAAACTACAGCAAGCATTAAAAAACACCCCATCCACGTTATGCTCATCGCATTTCCGATTGGACTTTGGGGCTTTTCACTTATTTGTGATTTGATCTACTTCTTCCATTGGAGTGGCAACGAATGGGAAACCGTCGCCTACTTCACCATGGCGGGCGGCATTATCACGGCATTGATAGCTGCCATTCCCGGGTTCCTTGACCTCCTATCCATCACCGAACCCAAGCTACGCCGCATCGGTCTCACGCATATGACTATCAATCTCGTTATTGTTGCCTTGTATGTGGTGAACTTTTTCATTCGCCGGAACAGTTCCATGGATATCAAAATTCCCCTCATTTTATCCATTGTGGGAATTCTACTGCTCTCAATTTCCGGCTGGCTCGGCGGTGAACTCGTGCATGTTTATCGGGTGAGTGTTGCGGAAGGCTCCCCCACCAAGCTGCCACGGCAGCCCTGA
- a CDS encoding helix-turn-helix transcriptional regulator, with amino-acid sequence MKLYQPLVLQKLHIRVPGFHIRQFALHKHLPETTDVQCHKHRFSQFLLYLSGQGTQQIKRQSSKIVAGNLVFLPPNVEHAFHRESDRRPICLALDFDWEGAAARNCSVVLLPSATLREGRQIISMISHLQREQAKERSLQLSVEILKLMNLLLEASGFGIPARAISSPITRKVNTLLNTPDYANVTLNSLARRAGYQHDYLNRLLKRQSGLTLGQLRSKNLLQRAQKLLQQPGSVSDVSEALGFSDPNYFSRWFRKQTNLTPRTWRKATTAN; translated from the coding sequence ATGAAACTGTATCAGCCATTAGTTTTGCAAAAATTGCATATTCGTGTGCCCGGCTTTCATATTCGGCAGTTCGCGTTGCACAAGCACCTGCCGGAGACGACGGACGTGCAGTGTCACAAGCATCGGTTTTCGCAATTTCTTCTTTACCTGAGCGGGCAGGGAACCCAGCAAATTAAAAGGCAATCCTCGAAAATAGTTGCTGGCAACCTGGTCTTTCTGCCTCCGAATGTGGAACATGCCTTTCATCGTGAGTCAGATAGGCGGCCGATTTGTCTCGCATTGGATTTTGACTGGGAGGGAGCAGCGGCGCGCAACTGCAGCGTAGTGCTGCTGCCTTCCGCCACACTGAGGGAGGGGCGACAGATCATCAGCATGATCTCGCACTTGCAGCGGGAACAGGCCAAGGAGAGATCGTTGCAACTCAGCGTTGAAATTCTAAAATTGATGAACCTGCTTCTGGAGGCGTCTGGTTTTGGAATACCTGCCAGAGCGATATCATCTCCCATCACGCGCAAAGTAAACACGCTGTTGAATACTCCGGATTACGCCAATGTCACGCTGAACAGTTTGGCGCGACGAGCAGGATATCAGCACGACTATCTGAACCGCCTGTTGAAACGACAAAGTGGACTAACCCTGGGTCAGTTGAGATCCAAAAACCTGTTGCAGAGGGCGCAGAAGCTGTTGCAGCAACCGGGTTCAGTCAGTGATGTGTCCGAGGCGCTGGGATTCAGTGATCCAAACTATTTCTCACGCTGGTTTCGCAAACAGACCAACCTCACACCGCGGACATGGCGGAAAGCCACCACCGCAAATTGA